A genomic window from Haladaptatus caseinilyticus includes:
- a CDS encoding type IV pilin → MSNRALSPVVATVLLLVVTLVLAGTIGAVTVQSTSFREPTRVAIDVSADAAADRLTFVHQAGDSLTVQTLSIRIRVNGTPLEHQPPVPFFSAKGFRSGPTGPFNSATNETWSPGETASFEVAGTNAPLFEAGDEIVVQIAVRKTIVVEVETTAT, encoded by the coding sequence GTGTCGAATCGCGCCCTCTCTCCTGTCGTTGCAACAGTTCTGTTACTCGTCGTTACGCTCGTTCTCGCAGGTACAATTGGCGCAGTTACAGTCCAATCGACGTCGTTTCGAGAGCCAACACGGGTCGCAATCGACGTGTCCGCCGATGCTGCTGCTGACCGCCTGACGTTCGTTCATCAGGCTGGCGACTCGCTCACGGTCCAAACTCTCTCTATTCGTATTCGCGTAAACGGGACACCGCTCGAACACCAGCCGCCGGTCCCGTTCTTTTCGGCGAAGGGGTTCCGATCCGGTCCGACCGGACCGTTCAACAGCGCAACAAATGAAACGTGGAGCCCGGGCGAGACGGCGAGTTTCGAAGTGGCAGGGACGAATGCACCACTGTTCGAGGCCGGGGATGAAATTGTCGTTCAAATAGCCGTGAGAAAAACGATCGTCGTAGAAGTAGAGACGACAGCTACGTAG
- a CDS encoding DUF7094 domain-containing protein, protein MTRVLPVVLAVLLALAPPAVAFETGSTTSMSAETDVEEIVEPPGFNNTTSQLSLGTPNRAETSMASMSLSASLEMDRNEVRTQKRMYILNERLSNAENNQVKEQALRRYRYEIGSQLSSLKYTERNIRKKFNDGRLSGSEYVRRLAVLHARAENIDQSIAHMKARGSNVPRFTPEVWTLRGNLIPLQGKVRQYAVNQYRGESEPRMIYVATTKTGVALSTVHGNQYVREAYLGKNKDTNGTNQLLGQKAQNITAKQYPWAKNHSNGELSTNSRYGTGIFMTTLPHEHGVIKTVLDGRTEKIFRETQFKSLTGATHIPYGHPIRNETANLELTVNRTYVGGPLRVNVTDGNGKPVTGQISIGETEIGTAGSDGVLWTIAPRRTVTVSARYESTTVNATFTPYGLARSNTTTGPPQSIPIPSER, encoded by the coding sequence ATGACCCGGGTTCTTCCCGTCGTATTGGCGGTTCTCCTCGCCCTCGCCCCTCCCGCAGTTGCCTTCGAAACTGGGTCCACGACATCGATGTCCGCGGAAACGGACGTAGAAGAGATAGTAGAGCCACCGGGGTTCAACAATACGACATCGCAGTTGAGCCTTGGAACCCCGAACCGCGCTGAAACCAGTATGGCGTCGATGAGCCTCAGTGCCAGCCTGGAGATGGACAGGAACGAGGTACGGACACAGAAGCGGATGTACATACTCAACGAGAGGCTATCAAATGCGGAAAATAACCAGGTCAAAGAACAAGCGCTTCGACGATATCGATACGAAATCGGATCACAACTTTCGTCGTTGAAATACACGGAGCGAAATATCCGGAAGAAATTCAACGATGGGAGATTGTCAGGTTCGGAGTACGTCAGACGGCTCGCAGTCCTCCATGCGAGAGCGGAGAACATCGACCAGTCGATAGCCCACATGAAGGCTCGCGGGAGCAACGTTCCACGATTTACACCGGAAGTGTGGACACTTCGGGGGAATCTCATTCCGTTACAGGGGAAGGTTCGACAGTATGCCGTCAACCAATATCGGGGAGAGTCGGAGCCACGGATGATCTACGTAGCGACGACGAAAACTGGCGTCGCTCTCTCGACGGTACACGGAAATCAGTACGTTCGAGAAGCGTATCTTGGTAAAAACAAGGACACGAATGGGACGAACCAGTTGCTAGGTCAAAAGGCGCAGAACATCACCGCAAAACAGTACCCGTGGGCGAAGAATCACAGCAATGGCGAACTGAGTACGAACTCCAGATATGGGACAGGGATATTCATGACGACCCTGCCGCATGAGCATGGGGTAATCAAGACAGTTCTCGATGGGAGAACGGAGAAAATATTCAGGGAGACACAGTTCAAATCCCTTACCGGAGCTACCCACATTCCATACGGGCACCCCATTCGAAACGAAACGGCAAATCTCGAACTCACCGTCAACCGAACGTACGTCGGTGGACCGCTCCGAGTCAACGTGACCGACGGTAACGGAAAACCCGTTACCGGTCAAATATCGATCGGAGAAACCGAAATCGGAACTGCCGGAAGCGATGGAGTGCTCTGGACGATCGCCCCAAGACGGACAGTGACCGTTTCTGCACGCTACGAATCGACGACGGTCAATGCAACCTTCACTCCGTACGGATTGGCTCGGTCGAATACGACAACTGGGCCGCCACAATCGATACCCATCCCATCCGAACGTTGA
- a CDS encoding helix-turn-helix transcriptional regulator encodes MRSHSALLVVFLTLLVVGSAVVAGDTRQASSAVVGDSPGVESAAVNPSAANETANGTTIRITPQPDGDARWNVSMVFTTQNENETAAFKELGRDFENSGGAIGPSKDVFIRIARKVESETGREMKILDSERKYTPGNTTHTLSLTFVWTNFTQVKGDKIILGDAFLLDDGTSTWLGSLTADQRLIIEGPTGYRIQNSPNFGHSNATITIEGPKALNTDTERIDVTYTKTGGNGPKSILSATNVFLLLLVVSTGAVGVYVLMQRREDKSVDDPRQEPPVAAEEADSASAIGDGSASENDEPNVELLSDEERVEHLLKRNGGRMKQAKIVTETNWSNAKVSQLLSAMDKENRVDKLRIGRENLITLPDEDIVDFDDE; translated from the coding sequence ATGCGGTCACATTCCGCCCTCCTCGTGGTCTTCCTTACCCTCCTCGTCGTGGGTTCCGCGGTTGTTGCAGGTGACACGCGGCAGGCGTCCTCGGCTGTCGTCGGTGATTCGCCCGGCGTCGAGAGCGCCGCTGTGAACCCGTCTGCAGCGAACGAAACGGCAAACGGAACGACGATTCGTATCACACCACAGCCTGACGGTGACGCTCGGTGGAATGTTTCGATGGTGTTCACGACGCAAAACGAGAACGAAACAGCGGCGTTCAAAGAGCTCGGGAGGGATTTCGAAAACAGCGGCGGGGCCATCGGTCCCTCCAAAGACGTGTTCATTCGAATCGCTCGGAAGGTGGAATCGGAGACGGGCCGCGAGATGAAAATTCTCGATTCGGAACGGAAATACACGCCCGGGAACACGACTCACACGCTGTCGCTCACGTTCGTCTGGACGAATTTCACGCAGGTCAAGGGTGACAAAATAATTCTCGGTGATGCGTTTTTACTCGATGACGGCACATCGACGTGGCTCGGTTCGCTCACTGCCGACCAGCGACTGATCATCGAAGGGCCGACCGGCTATCGAATCCAGAACTCACCAAACTTCGGTCACAGCAACGCGACGATAACGATAGAGGGGCCGAAGGCGCTAAATACCGATACCGAAAGAATCGACGTCACATACACGAAAACGGGAGGCAACGGTCCGAAATCGATCCTCTCAGCGACGAACGTCTTCCTCTTGTTGCTCGTCGTTAGCACTGGGGCTGTGGGAGTGTACGTCTTGATGCAACGGCGCGAGGATAAATCGGTAGACGACCCCCGACAAGAACCGCCCGTTGCAGCGGAGGAAGCGGACTCGGCTTCCGCTATCGGGGACGGTTCTGCGTCGGAGAACGACGAACCCAACGTCGAACTGCTGTCGGACGAGGAACGCGTCGAACACCTGCTGAAACGGAACGGTGGGCGAATGAAACAGGCGAAAATAGTCACTGAAACGAATTGGTCGAACGCTAAGGTGTCACAGCTTCTCTCGGCGATGGACAAGGAAAACCGGGTGGATAAACTTCGAATCGGCCGCGAGAACCTCATTACGCTCCCCGATGAGGATATCGTCGATTTCGACGACGAATAA
- a CDS encoding class I SAM-dependent DNA methyltransferase, with protein sequence MSDDGDLPLALDAYEQLADSYAERAPTKPFNADLERPTTQGLLPDVSGMNVLDAGCGPGITTEHLLNEGAEVTGIDASKAMLSHSRERVPNADFLRCDFGKELPFESERFDLVYSSLAFDYVEDWKSLFSELARVLRADGVLVFSSGHPIADYFYFDPENYFETEVVSAVWAGFGDPVEVPTYRRPLAAILNPLLESGFRLDRIEESQPTETFREKDPETFARVSREPTFLSVRAVMTAN encoded by the coding sequence ATGAGCGACGACGGAGACCTGCCGCTGGCCCTCGACGCATACGAGCAGTTGGCAGACAGCTATGCCGAGCGTGCGCCGACGAAACCGTTCAACGCTGATCTCGAACGCCCGACAACGCAGGGCTTGTTGCCGGATGTATCGGGCATGAACGTACTGGATGCGGGATGTGGCCCGGGCATTACGACCGAACACCTGCTAAACGAAGGCGCGGAAGTAACCGGTATCGACGCGAGTAAGGCGATGCTCTCTCATTCCCGCGAACGAGTACCGAACGCGGACTTTTTGCGGTGTGATTTCGGCAAGGAACTTCCCTTCGAATCGGAGCGATTCGACCTCGTCTACAGTTCGCTGGCGTTCGATTACGTCGAAGATTGGAAATCACTTTTCTCGGAACTCGCCCGGGTACTTCGTGCTGACGGCGTTCTCGTCTTCTCGTCCGGTCACCCCATCGCGGATTACTTCTATTTTGACCCGGAGAACTACTTCGAGACGGAAGTCGTGAGCGCGGTTTGGGCTGGTTTCGGCGACCCGGTGGAGGTTCCGACGTACCGCCGACCGCTCGCCGCGATACTGAACCCTCTCCTCGAATCTGGGTTTCGACTCGACCGCATCGAGGAATCCCAACCGACCGAGACGTTTCGAGAGAAAGACCCGGAAACGTTCGCCCGCGTTTCACGGGAGCCGACGTTTTTGTCGGTGCGCGCAGTGATGACAGCAAACTGA
- a CDS encoding methyltransferase domain-containing protein, translating into MGILENKRRARIFYKYLSKVYDTVNPFIWNEEMRTEALSMLDIDDDDRVLDVGCGTGFGTEGLLERTDNVHGLDQSVHQLQKAWAKIGKYDPVSFYRGDAERLPFKNDSFDVVWSSGSIEYWPDPVETLRDMRRVTKPGGQVLVVGPNYPRTGVMQKVADAIMLFYDREEADRMFREAGYEDIRHREMGPQYDPDIAITTVARVPDN; encoded by the coding sequence ATGGGTATCCTCGAAAATAAACGGCGAGCACGAATCTTCTATAAGTATCTCTCGAAGGTGTACGACACCGTCAATCCGTTCATCTGGAACGAGGAGATGCGAACCGAGGCGCTGTCGATGCTCGATATCGACGACGACGACCGCGTGCTCGATGTCGGCTGTGGGACTGGCTTCGGAACCGAGGGGCTGCTCGAACGGACCGATAACGTTCACGGGCTCGACCAGAGCGTTCACCAACTACAGAAAGCGTGGGCAAAAATCGGCAAATACGACCCCGTCAGCTTCTACCGCGGCGACGCCGAGCGACTGCCGTTCAAAAACGACTCCTTCGACGTGGTTTGGTCGTCCGGTTCTATCGAATATTGGCCGGACCCGGTCGAAACGCTTCGAGACATGCGCCGTGTGACGAAACCGGGCGGACAGGTGCTCGTTGTCGGACCGAACTACCCCCGGACGGGTGTCATGCAAAAAGTCGCGGACGCAATCATGCTCTTTTACGACCGTGAAGAGGCAGACCGAATGTTCCGCGAAGCTGGCTACGAAGACATCCGCCACAGGGAGATGGGTCCACAGTACGATCCGGATATCGCCATCACGACGGTCGCGCGTGTCCCGGACAACTGA
- a CDS encoding polyprenyl synthetase family protein, whose amino-acid sequence MEYLMARRTLVEDRLEEVVERVEPRELSERLAHTALSGGKRVRPTVAMLVCEAAGGDAKDAVDFGVGIELVHDASLVVDDIIDRSDVRRGTPSAWAEYGYGPAIIASDGMLGEAFELFSSQPRAMEVVAESMIELGMGEASELVDLPSNQSEYMELARRKTGALFRAAAELGAIAAEADPETVDAFGEYAERVGIAFQIRDDVLDETADPDDLGKPTGQDEEIGRPSIVQVTDLSADEANELAHEQSDAALAALGRVDAPDSAALDYLRDFAEFVATREH is encoded by the coding sequence ATGGAGTACCTGATGGCCCGCAGGACGCTCGTCGAAGACCGGTTGGAGGAAGTCGTCGAGCGGGTCGAGCCACGCGAACTGTCGGAGCGATTGGCACATACTGCGCTCTCGGGTGGAAAGCGTGTTCGACCGACGGTGGCCATGTTGGTTTGCGAAGCGGCGGGTGGTGATGCCAAAGACGCCGTGGATTTCGGCGTTGGTATCGAACTCGTTCACGATGCGTCGCTGGTGGTGGACGACATCATCGACCGTTCGGACGTACGTCGAGGGACGCCAAGCGCGTGGGCGGAATACGGCTACGGCCCGGCCATCATTGCCAGCGACGGAATGCTTGGCGAGGCGTTCGAACTGTTTTCCTCACAGCCTCGAGCAATGGAAGTCGTCGCCGAATCGATGATCGAACTCGGGATGGGCGAAGCATCGGAACTCGTCGATTTGCCGTCGAATCAGTCCGAATACATGGAACTCGCACGGCGGAAGACGGGCGCCCTGTTCCGCGCCGCCGCCGAACTCGGTGCGATTGCCGCGGAGGCCGACCCGGAAACGGTCGATGCGTTCGGGGAGTACGCGGAGCGCGTCGGCATCGCGTTCCAGATTCGGGACGATGTCTTGGACGAGACAGCCGACCCCGACGACCTCGGAAAGCCGACGGGACAGGACGAGGAAATCGGCCGCCCATCCATCGTGCAGGTCACTGACCTCAGTGCGGACGAAGCCAACGAACTGGCCCACGAGCAGTCCGATGCGGCACTCGCCGCGCTCGGCCGCGTCGATGCCCCGGACTCGGCGGCATTGGACTACCTACGTGATTTTGCGGAGTTCGTCGCTACGCGCGAACACTGA
- a CDS encoding electron transfer flavoprotein subunit alpha/FixB family protein yields MSDVLAITEHRRGELRDESFEVISAGRELADDAGGDLHLAVISGDVDSFADSLNREGVDTIHTVENGEEFNHDVYVQAIEALYNDLAPAFVLMPNSVNGLDYAPAVANRLDLPLVTDAIGFEYDGTLTATREMYGSKVETTVEVEGDQFAITTRGAEWPTAEGVGDAEVSAFDFDVDEAAVRSTVTGFEEVGSGDVDISEAEFIVSIGRGIEEEDNLPLIEDLVEATGATLASSRPIVDNGWLPKNRQVGQSGAQVTPQVYLAIGISGAVQHVAGMKGADTIIAINTDPNAPIFDIADYGIVGDLFEVVPELTEQFS; encoded by the coding sequence ATGAGCGACGTGCTTGCCATCACGGAACATCGACGTGGTGAACTCCGCGACGAGAGCTTCGAAGTCATCTCTGCAGGCCGTGAACTCGCCGACGATGCCGGTGGCGATCTTCATCTCGCAGTCATCAGCGGCGACGTGGATTCATTTGCCGATAGCCTGAATCGAGAGGGTGTAGATACCATCCACACCGTCGAAAACGGCGAGGAATTCAACCACGACGTCTACGTGCAGGCCATCGAAGCACTGTACAACGACCTCGCGCCGGCGTTCGTCCTCATGCCGAACAGCGTAAACGGACTAGATTACGCGCCCGCAGTCGCCAACCGACTGGACCTGCCGCTCGTAACGGACGCCATCGGCTTCGAGTACGACGGAACGCTCACAGCGACCCGCGAGATGTACGGTTCGAAAGTCGAGACGACCGTGGAGGTCGAGGGAGACCAGTTCGCCATCACGACTCGTGGTGCGGAATGGCCGACGGCCGAAGGTGTCGGTGATGCCGAGGTCTCCGCGTTCGATTTCGACGTTGATGAAGCAGCAGTTCGCTCGACCGTCACTGGTTTCGAGGAGGTCGGCAGTGGCGACGTGGATATCAGCGAAGCCGAGTTCATCGTCAGTATCGGTCGCGGTATCGAGGAGGAGGACAACCTCCCGCTCATCGAAGACCTCGTGGAGGCAACTGGCGCGACCCTCGCATCCTCGCGTCCGATCGTGGACAACGGCTGGCTCCCCAAGAACCGTCAGGTCGGTCAGTCGGGCGCGCAGGTCACGCCACAAGTGTATCTCGCAATCGGTATCTCCGGCGCGGTGCAGCACGTTGCCGGAATGAAAGGTGCGGACACCATCATCGCCATCAACACCGACCCGAACGCACCTATCTTCGACATCGCGGATTACGGAATCGTCGGCGACCTGTTCGAAGTCGTCCCTGAACTCACCGAGCAGTTCAGCTAG
- a CDS encoding electron transfer flavoprotein subunit beta/FixA family protein: MKVLVTVKEVAELADDFEVEGTEVDDRYLEYDLNEWDDYAVEEGVQLNEAGVADEVVTVTIGPERAEETIRMALAKGADRSIRVWDESFEDVDLLDTETKVQILSAVVAEEEPDLVLTGVQAGDDAFGATGVALADDIDFEWAAVVNDLDMDADAGVAHVHRELEGGVEELTDVELPAVLTIQTGINEPRYASLRGIRQAQSKEIAPKTLTDLGLDADAVQSDLTLTNMYEPESESDAEIFEGSADETAGKLAEVLREKGVAE; the protein is encoded by the coding sequence ATGAAGGTCCTTGTAACCGTCAAAGAAGTCGCCGAACTCGCGGATGACTTCGAAGTCGAGGGAACCGAGGTTGACGACCGATACCTCGAATACGACCTCAACGAGTGGGACGATTACGCCGTCGAAGAAGGCGTTCAACTGAACGAAGCAGGTGTGGCCGACGAAGTCGTCACCGTCACCATCGGTCCCGAGCGTGCCGAAGAAACGATTCGAATGGCGCTCGCAAAAGGTGCGGACCGTTCGATTCGCGTCTGGGACGAATCGTTCGAGGACGTTGACCTGCTCGACACCGAAACGAAGGTTCAGATCCTCTCCGCCGTCGTTGCTGAGGAAGAACCCGATCTCGTGTTGACTGGTGTGCAGGCGGGCGACGATGCATTCGGCGCAACCGGAGTTGCACTCGCCGACGATATCGATTTCGAATGGGCTGCAGTCGTAAATGACCTCGACATGGACGCCGACGCCGGTGTCGCACACGTCCACCGCGAACTGGAGGGTGGTGTCGAGGAACTGACCGACGTGGAGCTTCCTGCGGTGCTCACGATTCAGACAGGTATCAACGAACCACGATACGCAAGTCTGCGTGGTATCCGACAGGCCCAATCCAAAGAAATCGCACCCAAAACGCTCACCGACCTCGGTCTCGATGCCGACGCGGTGCAGAGCGACCTGACGCTGACCAATATGTACGAACCCGAGAGCGAGAGTGACGCAGAAATCTTCGAGGGTAGCGCCGACGAAACCGCCGGGAAACTGGCTGAAGTGCTTCGCGAGAAGGGGGTGGCAGAATGA